The Tenacibaculum jejuense genome includes a window with the following:
- a CDS encoding NAD(P)-dependent oxidoreductase, translated as MKLIIFGATGTVGKHVVNQALEQGYDVTAFCRDKRKLSDVKNKKLQYFEGDVFNKKDVSEAIKGKEAVIIVLGSGKSRKSSVRSFGTKNIIEAMEKNNVKRLICQSTLGTGESNNNLNFFWKYIMFGWFLKQVFLDHELQEKYVRASSLDWTIVKPSAFTDGEKTEEYLHGFPSSLKSLKLKISRADVADFILKQLRTNMYMLKSPGVSH; from the coding sequence ATGAAACTTATAATATTTGGAGCTACAGGAACAGTAGGGAAGCATGTTGTAAATCAGGCCTTAGAACAAGGTTATGATGTAACAGCATTTTGTAGAGATAAACGTAAACTATCAGACGTAAAGAATAAAAAACTACAATATTTTGAAGGAGATGTTTTTAATAAAAAAGATGTAAGTGAAGCCATTAAAGGAAAGGAAGCAGTAATTATTGTTTTAGGTTCTGGTAAGAGTAGAAAAAGTTCAGTTAGATCATTCGGAACAAAAAACATTATTGAAGCCATGGAAAAAAATAATGTGAAAAGATTAATTTGTCAGAGTACTTTAGGCACGGGAGAAAGTAATAATAATTTAAATTTCTTTTGGAAATATATCATGTTCGGATGGTTTTTAAAACAAGTTTTTCTAGATCATGAATTACAAGAAAAATATGTAAGAGCAAGTAGTTTAGATTGGACGATTGTAAAACCAAGTGCTTTTACTGATGGAGAAAAAACAGAAGAGTATTTACATGGTTTTCCATCTAGTTTAAAATCTTTAAAGTTAAAAATTTCAAGAGCAGATGTAGCAGATTTTATTTTAAAACAATTGAGAACCAATATGTATATGTTAAAGTCGCCAGGAGTTTCTCATTAA
- a CDS encoding TlpA family protein disulfide reductase gives MKKHITLSNILFIALICLILYKPSRVWFIRQISFSPTVEKAEGSARIFDYNWKLTGLNTYNANFAEFKGKVVFLNFWATWCPPCIAELPYIQDFYNDYKGKVAFVFITSDDVRTLNEFFKKHGYEFPVYQSNHDFPKELPPVTSIPRTFVIDTQGNIRVDKSGSANWNSKSFRKKIDELIAE, from the coding sequence TTGAAGAAACATATTACATTATCTAATATTCTTTTTATAGCATTGATATGCTTAATTTTATATAAACCAAGTAGAGTTTGGTTTATAAGGCAAATATCTTTTTCTCCAACTGTAGAAAAAGCTGAAGGAAGTGCAAGAATATTCGATTATAACTGGAAGTTAACAGGTTTAAATACTTATAACGCCAATTTTGCTGAATTTAAAGGAAAAGTCGTTTTCTTAAACTTTTGGGCAACTTGGTGTCCTCCTTGTATAGCAGAGTTACCATACATTCAAGATTTTTATAACGATTATAAAGGAAAGGTTGCATTTGTATTCATTACAAGTGATGATGTTAGAACTTTAAATGAGTTTTTTAAAAAACATGGGTATGAATTTCCAGTTTATCAATCCAATCATGATTTTCCGAAAGAATTACCTCCTGTAACTTCTATTCCCAGAACTTTTGTAATAGATACACAAGGAAATATTAGAGTAGATAAATCGGGCTCTGCTAATTGGAATAGTAAAAGTTTTAGAAAGAAAATAGATGAACTTATTGCCGAGTAA
- a CDS encoding helix-turn-helix domain-containing protein has product MYKTEYILPKDILPYVNCIMIGSNTNEDSHTNIPLYADGYPGIMYQSSDHGFYLLPKEKKLSELFLYGQTLQPISLDVKGAHEYIVVQLYPFASKYLLGIAPKVLNDDCYDLLQLNHVNTNFYRNELVKTSEINQQISTLFNLIRSLIKANTVSENAIIERVIRIIIEKKGQIKVKEILEIVPITERTLERNFMNYVGLTPKQFARIIQFQSSIHLLSQSKFDTLLDVGLDSGFSDQSHFIRTFKSYTGQTPKFYLNQIA; this is encoded by the coding sequence ATGTATAAGACGGAATACATATTACCAAAAGACATACTTCCTTATGTAAATTGTATTATGATTGGAAGTAATACGAATGAAGATTCTCATACGAATATTCCTTTGTATGCTGATGGTTATCCTGGTATTATGTATCAATCTTCTGATCATGGCTTTTATTTATTACCAAAAGAGAAAAAACTTTCAGAGTTGTTTTTATACGGACAAACTTTACAGCCTATTTCTTTGGATGTAAAAGGTGCTCACGAATATATTGTAGTTCAACTATATCCATTTGCCTCAAAATATCTCTTAGGAATAGCGCCTAAAGTTCTTAATGACGACTGTTACGATTTATTACAGTTAAATCATGTAAATACGAACTTTTATCGAAACGAATTAGTAAAAACTTCTGAAATAAATCAGCAGATTTCAACTTTATTTAACTTAATAAGAAGTTTAATTAAGGCGAATACAGTTTCAGAAAATGCTATAATAGAACGAGTAATTCGAATTATTATAGAGAAAAAAGGCCAAATAAAAGTGAAAGAAATTCTAGAGATAGTTCCTATAACAGAACGAACCTTAGAGAGAAATTTTATGAATTATGTAGGTTTAACACCAAAACAGTTTGCCAGAATTATTCAGTTTCAAAGCTCTATTCATTTATTAAGTCAATCTAAATTCGATACTTTGTTAGATGTTGGCTTAGATAGCGGATTTTCAGATCAATCTCATTTTATAAGAACTTTTAAAAGTTACACTGGTCAAACTCCAAAATTCTACTTAAATCAAATCGCTTAA